Proteins from a genomic interval of Cyanobium sp. AMD-g:
- a CDS encoding glycine betaine ABC transporter substrate-binding protein, whose product MTARWPPAWWDGALAGEILQRSGEHLLLVGTAIGLALAISLPLGLWISRRPRWAGPVLALASTVQTVPSLAIFGLLLTVPLLGGIGTTPAIVALTLYALLPLLRGLVTGLAQVPPGLKQAGQALGLSGRQVLLRVELPLALPTLMAGLRVATVIGVGVATIAAAIGAGGLGVFIFRGIATVNNGLILAGALPAAAIALLADAGLGRLERRLAEPRARGTTAGRRRGLRVAWGLAGLALGAVLALRLLPPAGDGTVRIGSKSFTEQLILGELLAQQIEAATPLKVQRDFGLGGTGLIHAAVRSGRIDGYVEYTGTAWTTLLDQPSPPPDTPDPARRVFEETRRLYGERFGLTVFPSLGFENSFAILVRRAEARRLGITTISEAAPHTPSWRAGFGYEFLNRPDGFSGLARRYGLRFAQPPEAMDLGLTYRALAEGRVDLIAGDTTNGLIPALDLQQLLDDRHYFPPYDAVPVFNAASLRRRPELVPVIDALAGRISAATMQRLNAQVDLDGLGVAEVVLRWRLQQVGATGAG is encoded by the coding sequence ATGACCGCGCGGTGGCCGCCGGCCTGGTGGGACGGCGCCCTGGCCGGGGAGATCCTGCAGCGCAGCGGCGAACACCTGCTGCTGGTGGGCACCGCCATCGGCCTGGCCCTGGCAATCAGCCTGCCGCTGGGCCTGTGGATCAGCCGCCGGCCCCGCTGGGCCGGGCCGGTGCTGGCCCTGGCCAGCACGGTGCAGACCGTCCCGAGCCTGGCGATCTTCGGCCTGCTGCTCACCGTGCCGCTGCTGGGGGGCATCGGCACCACACCGGCGATCGTGGCCCTCACCCTCTACGCCCTGCTGCCCCTGCTGCGGGGTCTGGTCACCGGCCTGGCCCAGGTACCTCCTGGGCTGAAGCAGGCCGGGCAAGCCCTCGGACTCAGCGGCCGCCAGGTGCTGCTGCGGGTGGAGTTGCCCCTGGCCCTGCCCACCCTGATGGCCGGCCTCAGGGTGGCCACGGTGATCGGCGTCGGGGTGGCCACGATCGCCGCCGCCATCGGCGCCGGCGGCCTGGGGGTGTTCATCTTCCGGGGCATCGCCACGGTGAACAACGGCCTGATCCTGGCCGGGGCCCTGCCGGCGGCCGCCATCGCCCTGCTCGCCGATGCCGGCCTGGGGCGGCTGGAACGACGGCTGGCCGAGCCCCGTGCCCGGGGCACCACCGCGGGGCGGCGGCGGGGGCTGCGCGTCGCCTGGGGTCTGGCGGGCCTGGCCCTGGGGGCCGTGCTGGCGCTGCGGCTGCTGCCTCCCGCCGGCGACGGCACGGTGCGGATCGGCAGCAAGAGCTTCACCGAGCAGCTGATCCTGGGGGAACTGCTGGCCCAGCAGATCGAGGCCGCCACCCCGTTGAAGGTGCAGCGCGACTTCGGGCTCGGGGGCACCGGCCTGATCCACGCCGCCGTGCGCAGCGGCCGCATCGACGGCTATGTGGAGTACACCGGCACCGCCTGGACCACCCTGCTGGACCAGCCGTCGCCACCACCGGACACGCCCGATCCGGCGCGGCGGGTGTTTGAGGAAACGCGCCGGCTCTATGGCGAGCGCTTCGGGCTCACCGTGTTCCCCTCGCTGGGGTTCGAGAACAGCTTCGCGATCCTGGTGCGCCGCGCCGAAGCCCGGCGGCTGGGGATCACCACGATCAGTGAAGCGGCCCCCCACACCCCCAGCTGGCGGGCGGGCTTCGGCTACGAATTCCTCAACCGGCCGGATGGCTTCAGCGGCCTGGCCCGGCGCTATGGGCTGCGCTTCGCCCAGCCGCCCGAGGCCATGGATCTCGGCCTCACCTACCGGGCCCTGGCCGAAGGGCGCGTCGACCTGATCGCCGGCGACACCACCAACGGTCTGATCCCCGCCCTCGACCTGCAGCAGCTCCTGGACGACCGCCACTACTTCCCGCCCTACGACGCGGTGCCGGTGTTCAACGCCGCCAGCCTGCGGCGGCGCCCGGAGCTGGTGCCCGTGATCGACGCCCTGGCCGGCCGGATCTCCGCCGCCACGATGCAGCGCCTCAATGCCCAGGTTGACCTCGACGGCCTGGGCGTCGCCGAGGTGGTGCTCCGCTGGCGGCTTCAGCAGGTCGGGGCGACCGGGGCCGGCTGA
- a CDS encoding ferredoxin--nitrite reductase encodes MNSTDTSTELTTPPAPSLSKVEQAKAELCGLDLAPRLAELAAAGWDSLDEATLTIRLKWLGIFFRPVTPGRFMVRLRLPNGVIRAEQLDVLADAVDRCGEHGSADITTRQNLQLRGLLLEDMPPLLAELERVGLTSRQSGHDNPRNITGNPLAGLDPEELIDTRPLVDAIQARLLAEGGPRNLPRKFNVAVGGAPDSFLLHNDLAFLPAPHPQDPAAPLGFTVMVGGFFSAQRNELAVPLGLWLRPDQLPDFTLALLRHYDAHGNRVQRNKSRLMYLIDGLGLEAYRAAVVAADQELAGDSAPAPLPHDGRHLVVRAPRDGLGLQAQKQAGLHWAGLHVPMGRLDAASMFELARLAGSYGSGELRLTEAQNVLLVNVPTDRLGALQAEPLLERFRLEPGALQAEAVSCTGSRYCSFALIPTKRTAQAVIEELERRLELPEAVRSHWTGCPNACGQPYMGQIGLMGAKARQDGQMVEAAKIFLGGRLDQDPQLAALHEKAVPLSELADVLEGLLVERFGARRRAAS; translated from the coding sequence ATGAACAGCACCGACACCAGCACCGAGCTCACCACGCCGCCAGCGCCCAGCCTCAGCAAGGTGGAACAGGCCAAGGCCGAACTCTGCGGCCTGGATCTGGCCCCCCGGCTGGCGGAGCTGGCGGCGGCGGGCTGGGACAGCCTGGATGAGGCCACCCTGACGATCCGGTTGAAGTGGCTGGGGATCTTCTTCCGCCCCGTCACCCCCGGCCGCTTCATGGTGCGCCTGCGGCTGCCCAACGGCGTGATCCGGGCCGAACAGCTGGACGTGCTGGCCGATGCGGTCGACCGCTGCGGCGAGCACGGCAGCGCCGACATCACCACCCGCCAGAACCTGCAGCTGCGGGGCCTGTTGCTGGAGGACATGCCACCGCTGCTGGCGGAATTGGAGCGGGTTGGTCTCACCAGCCGCCAGTCGGGCCACGACAACCCCCGCAACATCACCGGCAACCCCCTGGCCGGCCTTGACCCGGAGGAGCTGATCGACACCCGGCCGCTGGTGGACGCCATCCAGGCCCGGCTGCTGGCCGAAGGCGGCCCCCGCAACCTGCCGCGCAAGTTCAACGTGGCGGTGGGCGGCGCCCCCGACAGCTTTCTGCTGCACAACGATCTCGCCTTCCTGCCGGCGCCCCACCCGCAGGATCCGGCCGCGCCGCTCGGTTTCACGGTGATGGTGGGCGGCTTCTTCTCGGCCCAGCGCAACGAGCTGGCCGTTCCCCTGGGCCTGTGGCTGCGGCCCGACCAGCTGCCCGATTTCACCCTGGCCCTGCTGCGGCATTACGACGCCCACGGCAACCGGGTCCAGCGCAACAAAAGCCGGCTGATGTATCTCATCGATGGCCTGGGGCTGGAGGCCTACCGAGCCGCCGTTGTGGCGGCCGATCAGGAGCTGGCCGGGGATTCAGCGCCGGCGCCCCTGCCCCACGATGGCCGCCATCTCGTGGTGCGGGCCCCGCGCGACGGGCTGGGCCTCCAGGCCCAGAAACAGGCGGGCCTGCATTGGGCAGGGCTGCACGTGCCGATGGGGCGCCTCGACGCCGCCTCCATGTTCGAGCTGGCCCGACTGGCCGGCTCCTACGGCAGCGGTGAGCTGCGCCTCACCGAGGCCCAGAACGTGCTCCTCGTGAATGTGCCGACCGACCGCCTCGGGGCCCTGCAAGCCGAACCGCTGCTGGAACGGTTCCGCCTGGAGCCCGGCGCCCTGCAGGCCGAAGCGGTGAGCTGCACGGGCAGCCGCTACTGCAGCTTTGCCCTGATCCCCACCAAGCGCACCGCCCAGGCGGTGATCGAGGAGCTGGAGCGGCGGCTGGAGCTGCCCGAGGCGGTGCGCAGCCACTGGACCGGCTGCCCCAACGCCTGCGGCCAGCCCTACATGGGCCAGATCGGCCTGATGGGGGCCAAGGCCCGCCAGGACGGCCAGATGGTGGAGGCGGCCAAGATTTTCCTGGGGGGCCGCCTGGATCAGGACCCGCAGCTGGCCGCGTTGCATGAGAAGGCGGTGCCCCTCTCCGAGCTCGCTGACGTGCTGGAAGGGTTGCTGGTGGAACGGTTCGGCGCCCGGCGCCGGGCCGCGTCGTGA
- a CDS encoding universal stress protein, translated as MFRHLLVPTDGSDLSDGTIRRAVSYARETGATITFFHALANLAMPPQASIYGDPVLLDPAVVERFGKAERGYAAALLERAREMAEEAGVDCDTAVGDHPVVYEAIIEAANRHGCDLIFMASHGRRGLAGLLLGSETQQVLTHTDLPVLVFRRPEPAAGNDQEVQPAPVAPTC; from the coding sequence ATGTTCCGTCACCTGCTGGTGCCCACCGACGGCTCCGATCTCTCCGATGGCACCATCCGCCGGGCGGTGAGCTACGCCCGCGAGACAGGGGCCACCATCACCTTCTTCCACGCCCTCGCCAACCTGGCGATGCCGCCCCAGGCGTCGATCTACGGCGATCCGGTGTTGCTCGACCCCGCGGTGGTGGAGCGGTTCGGCAAGGCGGAGCGGGGCTACGCGGCCGCGCTGCTGGAGCGGGCTCGGGAGATGGCCGAGGAGGCCGGCGTCGATTGCGACACGGCTGTCGGCGACCACCCGGTCGTCTACGAGGCGATCATCGAGGCCGCCAACCGCCACGGCTGCGACCTGATCTTCATGGCCTCCCACGGCCGCCGCGGCCTGGCCGGGCTGCTGCTGGGCAGCGAGACCCAGCAGGTGCTGACCCACACCGACCTTCCCGTGCTGGTGTTTCGGCGCCCCGAGCCCGCCGCCGGCAACGATCAGGAGGTTCAGCCGGCCCCGGTCGCCCCGACCTGCTGA
- a CDS encoding anthranilate phosphoribosyltransferase, translated as MSPLLPEPASLGPDATLQTTVPPAEDRRLVRLRALGPERSHFRELIGKVGSGEHTSTGLDRQEAGVAMDLMLQGQVDDAQMGAFLIAHRIRRPHPIELSGMLDSYRRWGPVLETPGRRPLCFGVPYDGRSRTAPLLPLVALVLASDDLPVVLHGGDPMPVKFGVTLAELFESIGIPSTGLSLSDVQQRLDRHGLALTHQPDHFPLAERLVPVRDAIGKRPPVASLELLWTPHRGQHLLVSGFVHPPTETRAWQALQDCGETDLLTVKGLEGSTDLPTSRAGITARVRQGVPERILLHPRDHGITSAEVPWQSLELWRSQALAALCGEGALMPALRWNVAAYLWFAGRFERLEEALERATGLLLARSGERLRRQLLNR; from the coding sequence ATGTCGCCACTGTTACCAGAACCGGCCAGCCTGGGGCCCGACGCCACCTTGCAGACAACGGTGCCGCCAGCAGAGGATCGGCGCCTGGTCCGCCTGCGGGCGCTCGGCCCCGAGCGGTCCCACTTCCGCGAGTTGATCGGCAAGGTGGGCAGCGGCGAACACACCAGCACCGGCCTGGATCGGCAGGAGGCCGGTGTGGCGATGGACCTGATGCTCCAGGGCCAGGTCGATGACGCCCAGATGGGGGCCTTCCTGATCGCGCATCGCATCCGCCGCCCCCACCCGATCGAGCTCTCCGGGATGCTCGACAGCTACCGCCGCTGGGGCCCGGTCCTGGAAACACCCGGCCGACGACCGCTCTGCTTCGGCGTGCCCTACGACGGCCGCAGCCGCACCGCCCCCCTGCTGCCATTGGTGGCCCTGGTGCTGGCCAGCGACGACCTGCCGGTGGTGCTGCACGGCGGCGACCCGATGCCGGTCAAATTCGGTGTCACCCTGGCCGAGCTGTTCGAGTCGATCGGCATCCCCTCGACCGGGCTGTCGCTCAGCGACGTCCAACAGCGCCTCGACCGCCACGGGCTGGCCCTCACCCACCAGCCCGACCACTTCCCCCTGGCCGAAAGGCTGGTGCCGGTGCGCGATGCCATCGGCAAACGACCGCCGGTGGCGAGTCTGGAGTTGCTGTGGACGCCGCACCGTGGGCAGCACCTGCTGGTGAGCGGCTTCGTCCATCCCCCCACGGAGACCCGTGCCTGGCAGGCCCTGCAGGACTGCGGGGAAACCGACCTGCTGACGGTGAAGGGGCTCGAGGGCTCCACCGACCTGCCCACCTCACGTGCCGGCATCACGGCCCGGGTGCGCCAGGGAGTGCCCGAGCGGATCCTGCTCCACCCCCGCGACCACGGCATCACCAGCGCCGAGGTGCCCTGGCAAAGCCTGGAACTGTGGCGTTCGCAGGCCCTGGCGGCCCTTTGTGGCGAAGGCGCCCTGATGCCGGCGCTGCGCTGGAACGTGGCCGCCTACCTGTGGTTCGCCGGGCGCTTCGAGCGACTTGAGGAGGCCCTTGAACGCGCCACGGGCCTGCTTCTGGCCCGCAGCGGCGAACGGCTGCGCCGGCAACTTCTGAATCGGTAA
- a CDS encoding CmpA/NrtA family ABC transporter substrate-binding protein, protein MSNLSRRKFLITAAGTTAGAIWLSACGGTKEAAAPTPAPAGGGADAPEVPGVTLGFIALTDAAPLIIAKEKGFFAKHGMPEVKVMKQTSWAVTRDNLELGEAGGGIAGAHILTPMPLLLAAGKITKSKQPLPMATLARLNLQGQGLSVSKDFLANKLTIDNKAGLADAVASTAKTGRKFKAAVTFPGGTHDLWMRYWLAANGIDPNKDADLVVVPPPQMVANMQTGTMDTFCVGEPWNQRLVNKKLGYTAAVTGELWKFHPEKSFSMRADWVEKNPKATQALLKAVLEAQMWCEDPANLDELCEITSKDKYFKASVADIKPRLAGNFDYGDGRVVTDSPYRMRFWSENASFPFKSHDQWFVVEDMRWGYLPASTDIDALVNQVNRADLWKEAAKAIGQDKAIPASDSRGKETFFDGVVFDPENPKAYLDGLKIKAMS, encoded by the coding sequence ATGTCGAATCTTTCCCGTCGCAAGTTTCTGATCACCGCCGCCGGCACCACGGCAGGCGCCATCTGGCTCAGTGCCTGTGGCGGCACCAAGGAGGCGGCCGCCCCCACCCCCGCCCCGGCCGGTGGTGGCGCCGATGCGCCTGAAGTTCCCGGGGTGACCCTCGGCTTCATCGCCCTCACCGACGCCGCCCCGCTGATCATCGCCAAGGAGAAGGGCTTCTTCGCCAAGCACGGCATGCCGGAGGTGAAGGTGATGAAGCAGACCTCCTGGGCCGTCACCCGCGACAACCTGGAGCTGGGTGAAGCCGGCGGCGGCATTGCGGGCGCCCACATCCTCACGCCGATGCCGCTGCTGCTGGCGGCAGGCAAGATCACCAAGAGCAAACAGCCGCTGCCGATGGCCACCCTGGCCCGGCTGAATCTCCAGGGACAGGGCCTGTCGGTCTCGAAAGACTTCCTGGCCAACAAGCTCACCATCGACAACAAGGCCGGGCTCGCCGATGCCGTGGCGTCCACGGCCAAGACCGGCAGGAAGTTCAAGGCCGCCGTCACCTTCCCGGGCGGCACCCACGACCTGTGGATGCGCTACTGGCTGGCCGCCAACGGCATCGACCCCAACAAGGACGCCGACCTGGTGGTGGTCCCCCCGCCCCAGATGGTGGCCAACATGCAGACCGGCACCATGGACACCTTCTGCGTCGGCGAGCCCTGGAACCAGCGCCTCGTCAACAAAAAGCTCGGCTACACCGCTGCGGTCACCGGGGAACTCTGGAAGTTCCACCCCGAGAAATCCTTCTCGATGCGCGCCGACTGGGTGGAGAAGAACCCCAAGGCCACCCAGGCCCTGCTGAAGGCGGTCCTGGAAGCCCAGATGTGGTGTGAAGACCCCGCCAACCTCGACGAACTCTGCGAAATCACCTCGAAGGACAAGTACTTCAAGGCCTCGGTGGCCGACATCAAACCACGCCTGGCCGGCAACTTCGACTACGGCGACGGCCGTGTCGTGACCGACAGCCCTTATCGCATGCGCTTCTGGAGCGAAAACGCCTCCTTCCCGTTCAAGAGCCACGACCAGTGGTTCGTCGTCGAGGACATGCGCTGGGGCTATCTCCCCGCCAGCACCGACATCGACGCCCTGGTGAACCAGGTCAACCGCGCCGATCTCTGGAAGGAGGCGGCCAAGGCGATAGGGCAGGACAAGGCCATTCCGGCCAGTGACTCGCGCGGCAAGGAAACCTTCTTTGACGGCGTCGTCTTCGACCCGGAAAATCCCAAGGCCTATCTCGATGGGCTGAAGATCAAGGCCATGTCCTGA
- a CDS encoding oxygenase MpaB family protein gives MRPPTDRAAAAASLRAAAATAHRLAGELFSWDLTRALELALLKTFCVPSISGLLARTGEFERRPRKRYDDTGLMVAELLRHGPDSPAGAAVIERMNRIHGHYAISNDDFLYVLSTFVAEPIRWLARYGWRPLTSLEQEHLFRFWCGVGERMGIAALPVSLEALLALNERVERQAFAPAATNRRIAEATLAMLLADWPAPLRPALRRALLGLLDRQTCEALGWSTSPDWLQTLVLQALRTRSRAAALVASSRRRLGRPAAARFYSQQPTPSYGATFRLEQLGPPPLLADLAKQEVMLPSPQPMVAPFQSPHFAVARTEDGWIIEARVTKDQQGDWLLSRHELEELQALLERVIAS, from the coding sequence ATGCGCCCCCCCACCGACCGTGCCGCCGCCGCTGCGTCCCTGCGGGCCGCCGCAGCCACCGCCCATCGCCTCGCGGGGGAGCTGTTCTCCTGGGACCTCACCCGGGCCCTGGAGCTGGCCCTGCTCAAGACCTTCTGCGTGCCCTCCATCTCCGGACTGCTGGCCCGCACCGGGGAGTTCGAGCGCCGGCCCCGCAAGCGCTACGACGACACCGGGCTGATGGTGGCCGAACTGCTGCGCCATGGCCCAGACAGCCCGGCCGGGGCTGCGGTGATCGAGCGCATGAACCGCATCCATGGCCACTACGCGATCAGCAACGACGATTTCCTCTATGTGCTCTCCACCTTCGTGGCCGAGCCGATCCGCTGGCTGGCCCGCTACGGGTGGCGGCCGCTGACGTCCCTGGAGCAGGAGCACCTGTTCCGCTTCTGGTGCGGGGTGGGCGAGCGGATGGGCATCGCGGCCCTGCCGGTCAGCCTCGAGGCGCTGCTGGCCCTGAACGAACGGGTGGAGCGGCAGGCCTTCGCCCCGGCGGCCACCAACCGGCGCATCGCCGAGGCCACCCTGGCCATGCTCCTGGCCGACTGGCCCGCTCCCCTGCGCCCTGCCCTGCGGCGAGCTCTGCTGGGTCTGCTCGATCGCCAGACCTGCGAGGCCCTGGGCTGGAGCACGTCGCCCGACTGGCTGCAGACGCTGGTGTTGCAGGCCCTGCGGACCCGCAGCCGGGCCGCCGCCCTGGTGGCCAGCAGCCGCCGCCGCCTGGGCAGACCCGCCGCCGCCCGCTTCTATTCCCAGCAGCCCACCCCCAGCTACGGCGCCACGTTCCGGCTCGAGCAGCTGGGCCCACCGCCGCTGCTGGCGGATCTGGCTAAGCAGGAGGTAATGCTTCCTTCCCCCCAGCCCATGGTCGCCCCCTTCCAGTCCCCCCACTTCGCCGTCGCGCGCACGGAGGACGGCTGGATCATCGAGGCCCGCGTCACCAAGGATCAGCAGGGCGACTGGCTGCTGAGCCGCCACGAACTGGAGGAGCTCCAGGCCCTGCTGGAACGGGTGATCGCCTCCTGA
- the ntrB gene encoding nitrate ABC transporter permease: MALSAVAPHNQSKRITPIWVSRVSPYLICIGTFLVVWQLVSLVLGVGRLPGPINVIVDTWDPYIIHPFFDDGGTSKGLAWQILISLQRVAMGYGLAAIVGITLGGILGMNRFLGKGFDPVIQVLRTVPPLAWFPITLMVFQDSTTSAIFVIFITAIWPIIINTAIGIREIPEDYINVARVLKLPKNAYIKDIVIPATIPYVFAGLRIAVGLAWLAIVAAEMLKADGGIGYFIWDAYNAGGDASSSQIILAIIYVGIVGLLLDRLVAFAGRKLSKGAA, encoded by the coding sequence ATGGCCCTCAGCGCAGTAGCACCACACAACCAGTCCAAGAGGATCACGCCGATCTGGGTCTCCCGGGTGTCCCCCTATCTGATCTGCATCGGCACCTTTCTTGTGGTGTGGCAGCTTGTTTCCCTGGTCCTGGGCGTCGGCCGACTGCCAGGCCCCATCAATGTCATCGTCGACACCTGGGATCCCTACATCATCCATCCCTTCTTCGATGATGGGGGCACCAGCAAGGGCCTGGCTTGGCAGATCCTGATCTCGCTGCAGCGGGTGGCCATGGGATACGGACTTGCCGCCATTGTCGGAATCACCCTTGGCGGCATCCTGGGGATGAATCGATTCCTCGGCAAAGGCTTCGATCCTGTGATTCAGGTGTTGCGAACCGTGCCACCTCTGGCCTGGTTTCCCATCACGCTGATGGTGTTCCAGGATTCCACCACATCGGCCATCTTTGTGATTTTCATCACGGCGATCTGGCCGATCATCATCAACACAGCGATTGGCATTCGAGAAATCCCCGAAGATTACATCAATGTCGCCAGGGTTCTGAAACTTCCCAAAAATGCCTACATTAAAGATATTGTCATTCCTGCCACCATCCCCTACGTTTTCGCTGGTCTTCGCATCGCCGTCGGCCTGGCCTGGCTGGCCATCGTCGCCGCCGAAATGCTGAAGGCTGATGGCGGCATTGGTTATTTCATCTGGGATGCCTACAACGCCGGAGGCGATGCCAGCTCCAGTCAGATCATTCTGGCCATCATCTATGTGGGAATTGTCGGTCTGCTCCTTGATCGCCTTGTCGCCTTCGCCGGGCGCAAGCTCAGCAAAGGAGCCGCCTGA
- a CDS encoding type 1 glutamine amidotransferase yields the protein MSHLVVLQHLEREGPGRFAEEALRRGWLVTVCRPDRGEPMPRLGPDQALLVLGGPMGVADIGSPSFPWLEGEVALLRECLECERPVIGLCLGAQLLAFAAGGQVVPLMAGEPPVRAYEVGWGPVAWTPPQGQEPVLAGLGEAMPALHWHGDRIQLPAAATLLGSTPLCAEQLFRIGHHAHGLQFHAEVTDAALEVWLDEDGDYVRQALGPDGVEQIRAGRERWGDAGERQGRRLINNLLDRVAVLLGGYPLL from the coding sequence ATGAGCCACCTGGTGGTGCTGCAGCACCTGGAGCGGGAGGGCCCGGGCCGCTTCGCCGAGGAGGCGCTACGTCGGGGCTGGTTGGTGACGGTGTGCCGTCCCGACCGGGGGGAGCCCATGCCCCGCCTCGGCCCCGACCAGGCCCTGCTGGTGCTGGGTGGACCGATGGGTGTCGCTGACATCGGGTCGCCGTCGTTCCCCTGGCTGGAAGGGGAGGTGGCCCTTCTGCGGGAGTGCCTGGAGTGCGAGCGCCCGGTGATCGGCCTGTGCCTGGGGGCCCAGCTGCTGGCCTTCGCCGCCGGGGGCCAGGTGGTGCCGCTGATGGCGGGGGAGCCGCCCGTGCGGGCCTACGAGGTGGGCTGGGGGCCGGTGGCCTGGACCCCGCCCCAGGGGCAGGAACCGGTGCTCGCCGGGCTCGGAGAGGCCATGCCGGCGCTGCACTGGCACGGGGACCGGATCCAATTGCCAGCCGCCGCCACCCTGCTGGGGTCGACGCCCCTCTGCGCCGAGCAATTGTTCCGCATCGGGCACCACGCCCATGGGCTCCAGTTCCACGCGGAGGTGACGGACGCCGCCCTGGAGGTCTGGCTCGATGAGGACGGCGACTACGTGCGCCAGGCCCTCGGACCCGACGGGGTGGAGCAGATCAGGGCCGGACGGGAGCGCTGGGGCGATGCGGGGGAGCGCCAGGGGCGCCGGCTGATCAACAACCTGCTGGATCGGGTCGCTGTCCTGCTGGGGGGCTATCCCCTGCTGTGA
- a CDS encoding APC family permease, which produces MLGVTFGIAGAVGGTIGAGILRTPGLVAAQMGSGPWVVAAWLAGGLYALLGAIAVAELGASLPLAGGWYVYARRCFGDAAGFTVGWMDWIGHCTGIAWVAVTIGDYALFLLPGLELPGKLLGLGVVALFTLIQLLGVEAGSGSQKLLSLAKATAFLAVVAACFLLGGPDSRAAASAAIPTTATALATPAGWTGMAVALVFSLQAIVTTYDGWHSPIYFSEEFSEPQEDLPRSLIGGVLAVIAIYTLFNLALLRVLPLKVIAVSSLPVADAAALLFGAFGGQAITVLALVSLAGLINASIMGAPRILYGLSRDKLFSPLVDRVNKGGTPTVALVLTSLASALLVLCGDFTILLGLAAFLYVSLYLVGIVCLFVLRRREPERPRPFKAWGHPWSTAIVLVGSIAFLVGALLNDTANSGWALLLIGVSVPVFQATRALTPADAP; this is translated from the coding sequence GTGCTGGGGGTGACCTTCGGCATCGCCGGCGCCGTGGGCGGCACCATCGGCGCCGGCATCCTGCGCACCCCTGGCCTGGTGGCTGCCCAGATGGGCAGCGGCCCCTGGGTGGTGGCGGCCTGGCTGGCCGGCGGCCTCTATGCCCTGCTCGGCGCCATCGCCGTGGCGGAGCTGGGGGCCAGCCTGCCCCTGGCCGGCGGCTGGTACGTCTACGCCCGCCGCTGCTTCGGGGATGCCGCCGGCTTCACCGTGGGCTGGATGGACTGGATCGGCCACTGCACCGGCATCGCCTGGGTGGCGGTCACGATCGGCGACTACGCGCTGTTCCTGCTGCCGGGCCTGGAGCTGCCTGGAAAGCTGCTGGGGCTGGGGGTGGTGGCCCTGTTCACCCTCATCCAGCTGCTGGGGGTGGAGGCCGGCAGCGGCAGCCAGAAGTTGCTGAGCCTGGCCAAGGCGACGGCCTTCCTGGCGGTGGTGGCGGCCTGCTTTCTGCTGGGCGGCCCTGACAGCCGCGCCGCCGCCAGCGCAGCGATCCCCACCACGGCGACGGCCCTGGCCACCCCGGCGGGCTGGACGGGGATGGCGGTGGCGCTGGTGTTCTCCCTGCAGGCGATCGTCACCACCTACGACGGCTGGCACAGCCCCATCTACTTTTCCGAGGAGTTCAGCGAGCCCCAGGAGGACCTGCCCCGCTCCCTGATCGGCGGGGTGCTGGCCGTGATCGCCATTTACACCCTGTTCAACCTGGCCCTGCTGCGGGTGCTGCCCCTGAAGGTGATCGCCGTCTCCAGCCTGCCGGTGGCGGACGCGGCTGCCCTGCTGTTCGGCGCCTTCGGCGGCCAGGCGATCACCGTGCTGGCGCTGGTGTCCCTGGCGGGCCTGATCAACGCGTCGATCATGGGCGCCCCCCGGATCCTTTACGGCCTCAGCCGCGACAAGCTGTTCAGCCCCCTGGTCGACCGGGTCAACAAGGGCGGCACCCCCACCGTGGCCCTGGTGCTCACCAGCCTGGCCTCGGCCCTGCTGGTGCTCTGCGGCGACTTCACCATCCTGCTCGGACTGGCGGCGTTTCTCTACGTGAGCCTCTACCTGGTGGGGATCGTCTGCCTGTTCGTGCTGCGCCGGCGGGAGCCGGAGCGCCCGCGGCCGTTCAAGGCCTGGGGCCACCCGTGGAGCACCGCCATCGTGCTGGTGGGGTCGATCGCTTTCCTGGTAGGCGCCCTGCTCAACGACACCGCCAACAGCGGCTGGGCCCTGCTGCTGATCGGCGTCAGCGTGCCGGTGTTCCAGGCCACCCGGGCCCTGACGCCGGCCGATGCACCATGA
- a CDS encoding DUF924 family protein, with product MPSPQEVLHFWFEETPAAAWFRPGAEGDRAVRERFGELTEQALAGGLEAWGEAAPDALALLLVLDQFPRQIWRDQARAFAGDGQAQALTLRALEAGWIEAEPAPERRPFWLMPLMHSEELALQELGLPLFERHTDARTAEFARRHHAVIARFGRFPHRNQTLGRPSSPEELAFLLQPGSRF from the coding sequence ATGCCGAGCCCGCAGGAAGTGCTGCACTTCTGGTTCGAGGAGACGCCCGCCGCCGCCTGGTTCAGACCCGGTGCTGAGGGCGACAGGGCCGTGCGGGAACGCTTCGGGGAGCTCACCGAGCAGGCCCTGGCAGGCGGCCTGGAGGCCTGGGGCGAGGCCGCCCCGGACGCCCTCGCCCTGCTGCTGGTGCTCGACCAGTTCCCCCGTCAGATCTGGCGCGACCAGGCCAGGGCCTTTGCCGGCGATGGCCAGGCCCAGGCCCTCACCCTGCGGGCCCTGGAGGCCGGCTGGATTGAGGCGGAGCCGGCTCCGGAACGGCGACCGTTCTGGCTGATGCCCCTGATGCACAGCGAGGAACTGGCGCTGCAGGAGCTGGGCCTGCCCCTGTTCGAGCGCCACACCGACGCCCGCACCGCCGAGTTCGCCCGCCGCCACCATGCGGTGATCGCCCGCTTCGGTCGCTTTCCCCATCGCAACCAGACCCTCGGGCGACCGAGCAGCCCAGAGGAACTGGCGTTCCTGTTGCAGCCCGGCTCCCGCTTCTGA